A portion of the Burkholderia pseudomultivorans genome contains these proteins:
- a CDS encoding DUF1269 domain-containing protein: MSRQLIVAVFGSVDTARQAARDLDALSDRCDGFRIDNGVLVEKDATGKLAVLDVDSRPFKGGVIGAIAGGLLGLLAGPIGVVTGAAVGAGAGVLVDAAGNALLDGKFVESVAMRLAPGSVALILEAKEAAPSAVDDVVAGFDGKVVRQALE; this comes from the coding sequence ATGTCCAGACAATTGATCGTCGCAGTGTTCGGCAGCGTCGACACGGCCCGACAGGCCGCGCGAGATCTCGACGCGCTGTCGGACCGGTGCGACGGATTTCGCATCGACAACGGCGTCCTCGTCGAAAAGGACGCGACCGGCAAGCTCGCGGTACTCGACGTCGATTCGCGGCCGTTCAAGGGCGGCGTGATCGGCGCGATTGCAGGCGGCCTGCTCGGCCTGCTGGCCGGCCCGATCGGCGTGGTCACGGGCGCGGCCGTCGGTGCGGGCGCCGGTGTGCTCGTCGATGCGGCCGGCAATGCGCTGCTCGACGGCAAGTTCGTCGAGTCGGTGGCGATGCGGCTTGCGCCCGGCAGCGTCGCGCTGATCCTCGAAGCGAAGGAGGCGGCGCCGTCCGCGGTCGACGACGTCGTGGCAGGCTTCGACGGCAAGGTCGTGCGCCAGGCGCTGGAGTGA